From Aegilops tauschii subsp. strangulata cultivar AL8/78 chromosome 5, Aet v6.0, whole genome shotgun sequence:
AAGTGACTACGGATGGCTCTAGTTAAATGGTATCAATTTGTGTAATTAAAACATAGCAAATACAGTTCCTCAAGGTTTCTAGTTGGATTTGGAAGAGTCGCCATGGATTTCTTGGAGGGGTTTCCTCGCATCCATGACAAGCTGACGAATCTCTTAGTTGTGGATCACATTTTTTAAGGTAGAAGTTTTCATTCCAGTCACATCCTTATTCAATTTCCTCCGTTGTTGTCGCCTTATTTACTAACATTGTTTTTATGGGAAAATCAAAAAGTGTCGGATCAAGACTCGTCTGCACTTGTTGATGATGGTCCGACCTTCTTCTTTTTGCATTGCTGGGATGTGTCTACTGATGAGCTCAACATTCCAACCATGGTATCATGACCAGATTGGGTTAGTTAATGTTTTCTCCGTAGTGGCATTAGAAATGATAGTTTGGGTAAGTGGCTCTAGTGACCTGCTTTGGTAGTTGAAACACATCCTAACAATCGGCCATGGGCAATACACCGCTGAAGGTGGTGCCTGAATGTGAACTATTTGTGAATCCTGAGACTGGCAACCCACTGCTTTGTGAGATTGACGCCCTACTCAAGGACCATGACGAATTCCTCCAAAACATCCATGAACACCTACTTCTAGCATAATAGTGCGACACACTCTATTACAACtagatgataaatcgcgcgttgCAGCGGGAAATTTGGTTGCAATATGCTTTCATCATATTTGATTATTTTGAACATGAATATTTGGATGAATAATAtgagaactaaaactaaaaacacatatgatttattgtaaTTAATTAATTcagctgttcttcccctttctgCATTTTGAGGTGGGTCTTTTCCATGCATGTTTTCATGATGAGGTGGCTTGTGTGCATGTTGAGAGAAATATGTTAGTGGGCTAACTATATAGTTATAAAACATAGAGCATGCCAAGCAACATTATTTTGGGTCCTAAGTGGAGATTGGGTATGCCTTCGTCTTCATCACCTCTAGCGACTAGCGTCCACCCAAGCTCACCTTCGATGTGTTTCATGTGAACAATCTTAAAGCATTCAATGCTAAACCACTCTAAGCCTTACCGACGTCGGTAGTGTTACACGAAGGATGTGCATGTGGGCCACCGTCAAGACACTTTCACGTCTGTTGTGACATGCACCAAGTGCTGGCATAATGAATTAGTCGTGCCGCCGCCGGAACCATGTGGGAAGATTTGGATGACTTCACTATGTCTTATCCAAAATATAAGCTCGAGGACAAGTTGCACGCATAAAAGGGGAACGATGTCATGCCAGGCCGCCACTATGGTGTCACACCCCCGTATAAGCCAGTGAACACTTCCGCCAACGGCTTAGCCTCCTTATCTCCTTAGTTTCTTCATTGTCACATTAGCGATTAACTTTTTCCAAAAGATAGGTCAGGAAAGTATCTTTAAGTTGGCGAGGTTATATCCGACGTGTGGATCTAGAATTGAGTTGCCTATGCAAAGATATACCATATATGCTATTTTTCGTGACGCAACCAGTAAACTAGAAAAGGGAGGCTTCCTCCAAATCCCATCTCCATCATGCCTCCATCTTCAGAGGACCTTGACTCTAATTGGATGATAATATGAGAATTACTGATATATGCATAGAATTGGGTTGTAGACGTATCTAAATAAGCGACTAATTCATCCTCTCTCCTGATTAATTACACGCCACATAGATAACTTGTTTTGATGCAGTGACCTAAGAAACATCGCGAGGGGTGGAGCATCGGGAGCAGCCTTATAATAGAACAACTTCATTGTTGTATGATTTTGGCTGAGTTATAGTTGTTTGTGCAAATTCCTATTAAACTCATCTAATCCAAACAAAATGCAGGTTCATGTTGCAAAAAAAATTACTCACTAAACCAACACATCTGAATAAGCTCCATCAGTGTTAACCAAAATCTACTACTAGTTGAAATATAGTTGTAGCCAGGCGGGGTGAATGGCAGAGTTTGATTTACCTCTTGTCTGTATGCACTTAAATCCTCGGGTGTGACTATAAATAGAAGATAGAAGATGCCCTACAATATTTTGAGTCCCAACTGGAGATTGGGTATGCCTTCATCTTCATAACCTCTACCGTCCCTTCATCACCGATTCTGCCCTTGCAAGCTTGCTTGCTAGTACGAGTCCTACATGATCACCGTGCATGTAGGATCCCATCATATTACCTCTAACATCCACCCAAGCTCACCTTCGACGTATTTCATGTGAACAATCTTAAATCATTCAATACTAAACCACGCTAAGTCTTACCTATGTTGGTATTGTTAACATGAAGGATGTGTCGTGTGGTCCACCACCAAGGTCCATCAGCCACGCCTATTGTGATGTGCGGCAAGTGCTAGCGTAATGGATTAGTTGTGCCGCCAACCAAAACCACATGGAAAGATTTGGATGACTTCACTATGTATTATCCAAAATATAAGCTTGAGGAGCTGCACACGTAAAAAGGGGATGATGTCATGGCATGCCACCACTATGGTGTCACACCCCAGTATAAGTCAAGAGTGAACACTTGCACCAATGGATTATCCTCCTTATCTCCTTAGTTTCTTCATTAGTACGTTAGCACTTAACTTTTCTAAAAGATAAGTTAGAAAATTATCTTTAAGTTGGCGAGGTTACATCCGACATGTGGATCTAGAATTGAGTTGTCCTATGTGGAGGCGCTACCATATATGATATTTTCTTGAAGCAACCATTAAACTGGAAAAGGGAGCCTTCCTCTAAACCCCTCTATCATGTCTTCATCTCTGTAGGACCTTGACTCTAAGTGGATGACAATGTCAAGATTATTGATATATGCATAGAATTGGGTGTATAGAATGTACACCGTATCAAAAATAAGAGATCGTTTCATCCGCTCTCTTGATTAATTAATTACACACCACATAGGTAAAGAAAACTGATATGGCGACCTAAGAAGACCGCCATGGTGCAGCATTGAGAGCAACCTTATAATAGCACAACTGGATTAATTGTTACACGCTTTTTGGTTGAGTTAGAGTCGTCTGCGCAAATTTCCATGGAGCTCGTGTAATCCAAACAAAATGCAGGTTCATGTtgcaagcaaaaaaaaaaaaaaaagagaaccCAAACAAAATTTATGCACAAACACTTCCGGCTAAGCTCCACCAGCGTTAAATCTATTACAGTGGAAATACAGCTGTAGCCAGGCAGCGTGAATGGCAGTTTGTTTTCCCTCTTGTGCGTACACACTTAAATCCTCGGAAGTACTATTTGGTTGTGACTGTAAATTAGTTTTTGTTGTTTTTTGTGAGGAAGGGCTGTATACTTGGTGCTATTAGCTTTTGGGTAGCTGGTGCTATTAGCTTTTGGGTAGCTGTAGTAATAGTGTTAGAAATTTAGTTGAGAAGGTGACACGATAGATGAGCCTATGGCGACATATGTGAGACGCAGTTACTCTGAAATGTTACTGTCAAGGACGGTTGTGTTTATTATTATCTTTCTTTGCATGACGTGCAGGTGAATGGACGTTAACTGAAAGGCGCCCAGTCCAGACGTTTCAGCGCTCGCACCAATTGATCTTCCGAATTAACATTACGGAGGAGTGATTTATTGATTGATTTAGCAGCCATTGAACTCTCAGTAAGAAAATAATATTATATTAGAATAGTGATAAATATTATAATACTGGTGGAGTAATAGCATTCCTTTTGTTCACAACGGCGTCCACATATATAGCTGTCATCGACCCCCCCGCCCTGATCCTCCTCgcctcgctcgctcgctcgcttgGGTTCCCGTCTCGCAAAAATTCAACATTTCTCTCCGCTCTTTAATTTCTCGTGGCTGGCTGCTTCCTTCCTGCGACCGAGTGCCCGTCgtcggagaagaagaggaaggggTCGATGACGAGCAAGTCCGGCAGCGGCGCGGCGGGCGATGGCGGCTACGAGTACGAGGAGGAGTCGGTGCAGAACTCCCGCGGGATGAAGCTCTTCACCTGCAGATGGCTCCCCCCCAAGGGCCAAATAGTCAAGGCCCACGTCTTCCTCTGCCATGGTACGCCCTTCTTTCCTTCCTCGCCGCTCTAATGGCGAATGATCCAACCAACCAACATCCATGCGTGCGTGCAGGGTACGCGGTGGAGTGCAGCGTGACGATGCGGGGGACGGGGGTGCGGCTGGCGCAGGCCGGGTACGCCGTGTACGGGGTGGACTACGAGGGCCACGGCAAGTCGGAGGGGCTCCAGGGCTACATCCCCTCCTTCGATCTCCTCGTCAGCGACACCGACGCCTTCTTCACCGCCGTCGTCGCCTCCACCGCCAACACGGACCTCCCCCGCTTCATCCTCGGCGAGTCCATGGGCGGCGCCGTGGCGCTGCTCCTCCACCGGATGCGCCCGGCGTACTGGACCGGCGCCGTCCTGGTCGCCCCCATGTGCAAGGTACACGTGCATGCTTACCCACACTCCTCCGGCCGGCCTCCCTCCGAATCATCTTCCAGAGTCCAGACTACCGCAACTTTAGACTAGCTACTAGTAGTACGCGGCGACGATCGAGACGGAAACGAGATGCATGCACGCACGATCAATCCGGCCGCGTATGCAAGCTAGTTGCCGTCATCATTTGACTTTTGACCGGGTAGATCGAGATGGCGCCCCGCGTGCGGCCGGGCCGTTAGTGATTTCGCACTTGTTTAGTTTAATCCAATCCATGCCGGAGCAGTTGACCCGGCCGGCCATTCAGGCTACTCGCCCGATAACGACATATATTCTAGTAGTTGTAGTATCTATCTTTGTTGATCGATGAATGTTTGCTTTCATTAATTTGGACCAATTCAAAGTACGTAAAACTAAGGCTGGGGTATTTCAGATCGCTGATGAGATGCGGCCGCATCCAGTGGTGGTGAGCGTCCTCAAGCTGATGACCAACATCATCCCCACGTGGAAGATCGTGCCGACCACCGACGTCATCGACGCCGCCTACAGGATGCAGGAGAAGCGCGACGAGATCAGGAACAACCCCCACTGCTACCAGGGCAAGCCGCGCCTCAAGACCGCCTACGAGCTCCTCAAAGTCAGCCTCAACCTCGAGAACAACGTACTCTCAAAGGTGCTATTAATtatctcttcttcttttttgcgaACATGTTCTAACTTCTTTATACATCGATTATATATAGACATGTTGTAGTGTTCACTCATTTCAATCTTTATCTAGTCTATATTCGAATATTCAAAAACATTTTATATTTGTGAATGGAGGGAGCACTTAATAATTACTAAAGCAAAAAAGGATTCCCTTTGTCTCCGCATATAGTATTCCATGGGGTATATATCAACTGGAGTAGCTAGCACGCTTGCAGAGGGAGATATGTTTAATAAATGAATTTTGAGTACTATTTTTCTTAATGGTAATGTGCCCGCATCTACACATCTCAATCGATCTCTTTTTCTCCAATTAAGATCAATACGTTGATTTGCTCGCGTGACGTCCCTGTTCGGTTAGTTGGGTCTGGCTTCTAAAGCATACTCTCTCTACGTCTCACGCCTCTTCTCTGTTTAGATCACACTCAAGGTATTTTTCTCGTGAGTGGCCCGTTCAATGAATTCCAGTTAGGAGCTTGATGACTTATTTTGTTGTCGTGGTCTCATAATAATTGTTGTTTCTTTCACATAACAACGACTTTTTCCTCATCTTTCTAGATAGATATATACCCATAAGCTCCTAACTATAATTAGCTTTGTAAGCAACAAGAGTGATGCTGATGGATGGATCGTGCATATGTATGCAGGTGTCATTGCCGTTCCTGATCGTTCacggaggcgacgacaaggtgACGGACCCATCGGTGAGCGACCTCCTCTACCGCTCAGCGGTGAGCCAGGACAAGAAGCTCAACCTCTACCCGGGCATGTGGCACGCCCTCACCTCCGGCGAGAGCCCCGAAAACATCCACACCGTCTTCCAAGATATCATCGCATGGCTCGACCAAAGATCATCCCCGAAATCATCATCGTCGGCGGCCGCCTTGGACTTGTCATCGGAGATGGAACAGAAGGCCAAGCACGATGAGCAGAATATCGACAAGCAATAGCACGAAAGTTAATGACAATGAGCAGCTGTAGGCATGGTTAAGTACAGCTGGGATTTGGAATCATGTTAAGTTAACTGGCTGGCTACAAGTGTGGTGTATTAATCCATTATTGTACTAACTTGCTAGCTAGTTCGTCAATTTCTGTCTTCTTGTAAACCAGAATACCATGCAACCTGGATCTTTCAAAGATATATCATATAGCAGTGCTATTTCAGTTTTACAAAATCTTCATCGTCGTATTTACATGTGACTTGCATCACGCCCCTGCGTTGCTATCGATCCACAAAAATGATTTAGTTGTATTGGATTAGCAATGTATAACTACCAATGCACGTGCAACACTGTGGGGAAGAAGCTCAATCAAGCAACCAACACCACACTTGTGTAATTGCGTCAGCGATTGAAGCACCAATGAAAGATATGATTTTTCTCTATCTCCAAACTAAAGGAGTCTACCAGTTTCAAGATAGATGAGGAGGATTGGGATGGAGTGGGGTAGTAAACTCACCAATCACCACCAACTCCAATTTATAAGATACTGTAGTAGAGATAATCAAAGGCAAAGGTACTTGATGGCGTTGAGGAGCAGTCATGGATCTGAGCACTTCTTTTTTGTTTTGAGACATGACAGATCTTAGATTTTTCGTCTGCGCGAAATGCAAGTGGGCAGATGAACCAGCACAAATCTACATCTCCTGGCCCAAACTATATATGCAGCCTGACACAAACAGTTCCAAAATCCCAATAGGGATTCGACTACTTTTGATTTTCATCAACTAACCCGGGAAATTTTGCATCCCCACTATTGATGCTCTTGTTCAATGTCGTCCTTGCATCCCGCTGATGCTATGTCTTGCTTACTGCAAGATGGAAGGCAGCGTCACCTCAAGGGGTTCGTcttagtgggccagcccaatagtACGGTTTTGGTGAGCTTTTATGGGGCTGTACAGACCAATTTTATAACCTTCCACGCAGttttctctctttcttttttGTTAGTTGTCTCTACTATTTTTCATCGGTTTTTTTCCTTCAGTGTCGTCTTTCTTTTTCTGTTTGTTATTTGGTGTTTTTACTTTTTTGTTTTTGTcgttttctttttcattttccATATACATGTCAATTTTTTTAAaatacatgttgaacattttaCATACATCTGTTGAATAGTTTTTAGAAACATGTTCAACATTTTAGAAATACATGTTGAACATTTGCAACAATGAATATATTTAAACACACGTttgaatttttttccaaaaatgtcatgaatattttttaaatacatgcaacaattttttttatgtGTTGCAACATTTACTTAAAATGGCACAAAAAATGTTTTATAAGTTACGAACTTTTTCCTACATTTGCACGACCTAATTTTTAAATTTCATTAACATTTCTGTAAAAGGTAATAAAAATTTTGATTacaaaaatgttttataaatggCCTAAACATTTTTTTAATGTATGATCATTTTTTCTACAAATTACACAAACACTTCTTAATTATCATGAAAATTTTAAATAGATGTATGAACTAACGACCATTTTTATAAGTCACGGACCTTTTTTTCTATTtctatgaacatttttaaaaattggGTTAACAATTTTTTACATTTCATGGACATTTTTTAGTGTGAGTtgagattttttttaaaattaagTAGATTTTTCTAATGCATGTTAGCAAATAAATCAGCCCAAATCTACAATTCCTGTCACAAACTATATATGTAGCACGGCACAAACAGTTTGAAGCTATATATTTGAGCACTTTTGGTTTCCACCAATTGGCCCAGACACATCAATGGTCTTGTTCAATGTCGCCCTTGCATAAGGACCTCCTATATGCTGGGCGCTGCTAGGTATCGCTCGTAGCGACCGCTACAGTTGCATTGCTCGCGCCAGCTGGGACTGGCCGAGTGAGCTTGAACAGAGTTAGTAGAGAGTTTTCTTTCtcatttcttatttttatttttcgtcgGTTTAATTTTTACTTGAATTTTTCTAAAATGTTGTCAATTAAACAAAATTCATGCCAATTCAAAAACATATTTCAATtttaaaatgttcacaaattcaagaaaatgttcatgaattagGCAAAATGTTCCTGAACTCAATTTATTTTGCATGTTCAGAAGATATCATAGATTCAGTGGAAGATTGTGAATTTCAAAACGTGTTCGTGAATTCAAATATTATTGGCAATTTCAAGAAAATAATTATGAATTTAGAAAAAAATTATCGATTTTAAAAATCGGTGAATTTGAAAATGTTTGTGAATAAAAAAATCTTTGTGAATTAAGAAAAATTATGAATTAAAAACAATATGAATTTAACAAGTTCTCCTATTTTAAAAATGTCTTCAATTAATGAATTGTTTCTAAGTTCCAAATTTTTTATGATTTCTTCCAAGAAAATGAAAAACACGAACAATTTTTTAATTTTATGAACATTATTGAACTTGTGAAATTTTTGTGAATTTCTAAACATTTTATTAATAACACGAACATTTGTCGAAattgtgaacaatttttaaaattttaaacAGTTTTTATAAACGCGAACAATGTTCGAAATCCTTAATATTTTTTAACGAAAAGAATATTTGAAAAATGTaagtattttttatatttatgAATATaactaaagaaaagaaaaaaagaagcggaaaaactaaaaagaaaagaaaagatgaaaacatATATAAAAAGGGGGGAGCCCATGAAAAGAAGTTTCCTTTTTTTCAAAGTAAAATGAAAAGAAGTTTCCTAAAACCCGTCATCACTTCAGCCAAGGGTTCGACGCTTGCTTAGCTACGGTTATCATTGGGCCAGCCCATCTTCCAAACCTTGTGGGCGATTCAAAGCTCAACACATACAACGAGCGATACAGCTGAACACTTATGCGAAACAACTGAACTAGTACGAGCTAGTGGATCTTCTCAATGATAGACACACTATCACATGCTTCATTTGTAAGATATGCTGTCGCGCTCTGAGCCATCTGGTGGGCCCGTCTAATAGCAATTCATGATGAGATTTTTCAAAGCCCGTCAGCCACACATGTATTTATATGCAGATTCTTTGATGAACTAAATATGGAGCAGGTGAAGAGTTCTTTTACTACTGTGGTTTTGGACAGAACAATGGTGAGACCGAAGGCACCCCACCAGGTGTTATGAAAAATACATGTGGATACGGCCACAGCAAGAAATCATGTGAGGGGTGCGTCAGCTGCTATATGTCGAGATGAAGAAGGAAATTATATGGAAAGGTCCGCTTTGGTAGTTTATGGCATACATAATGCAGCTGCACTGGAAGCTATTGTGTGTCGACATGCTTTTTATCTCTAGTAGAAGACCTCACACTCCAAAATTTTCTTGTAGCCTCAGATTCGAAACAGATTGTCAAGAACATAGAGAAAGGAAGTCAAGGATCATATGGGAACATTATTAGGGAGATTAATAGTAGGTCTCAACTATTTAATTGTATTTTTTTCCTTTGAAGGCCGGTCTGCTATGCCGATAGATTAGCAAAGTTTTCGCGTTCTCTTGATCAGGGGCGACACGTCTGGTTTCTCCAACCACAAGAACCCTTTTCTATTCCACATCATGTGGAATTTAAGCAATAAAACTTGGTGATACCCCTTAAAAAATACAACGAGTGATACATAGCATTTTCTTTATACGCCGCCCATTATGTCCAACCACAAAGAGACACATAGGGGCAACCGAACTAGGCCATCCCATTACCGATTGGAGCGACGGGTTGTAGCAAGGTAATGTAGTGATGTTGCATTTCTAAATTATTTGCATTTTATCCCTCAAAAAGAATTATTTGCATTTTCTGAAGAACACGTGCAATTTTTCTGAAAATAAGAACAAAGTTCAAATTACGTacaatttaaaaaaaatgaaaaaaaactctgaattttttaAAACCCTACAAAAATTGAAAAACTGAGCACATTTTCTAAAGTCCCAACTTTTTCTATTATTTGAATTCTTTTAAAATTCTCACTAGTAAATTCTAAACATTTTTGGAATAAGTGAACAATTTTCGAAACATTTAACATTTCTTAGAAAAATGATATTTTTTTAGAAAacttgaatttttttttgatatTTAGAATATTTTTCTAAGCTAACAATTTTTTAATTCGAACAAATTTCGAACCTTTTTTAGAAACATCGCCAATTTTTTAAAAACGTGATCAAAAAATTGAAACTCGGACAAACTTCGGAAGTGAGGAATTTTTGAAATTTTGATCAAATTTTGAAGATCTTGTTCTTTTAAAAAAATATTAATATCTGAAAAtatataataaaaataaaaataaaaaggagaAATAAAAACAGCAGGAATCAAAAATCCAGTATAAGACACCAACATGAAAAAAATTGTTGAAAAACCTTTTAGAAGTTTCCTATCACCGGTAGAAAACCGTAAAAAAGGTTGTGCTAAACTACCTATGGTCTAGCCACTCCATCTCTCTCAAAGGGACGACACTTTGACGCTCGAATAGTAAATTCCCATTGCATCTCGTCAATGTTATGTCTCACTACCAGATGGAAGGGAGCGTCGCCTCAAGGCTTCCAGTTAGTGGGCTGGCCCAATGTAGCGTGGTTTTGGAAAGCTCTTATAAGCCGGTATAGACCAGTTTTAGAACCttttgcatgttttttatttttatttttcatcgGTTTCCTTTCACTATTCCCTATTTGTTATTTTGTgcatttttattttttgtttttgttgttt
This genomic window contains:
- the LOC109787639 gene encoding caffeoylshikimate esterase, producing the protein MTSKSGSGAAGDGGYEYEEESVQNSRGMKLFTCRWLPPKGQIVKAHVFLCHGYAVECSVTMRGTGVRLAQAGYAVYGVDYEGHGKSEGLQGYIPSFDLLVSDTDAFFTAVVASTANTDLPRFILGESMGGAVALLLHRMRPAYWTGAVLVAPMCKIADEMRPHPVVVSVLKLMTNIIPTWKIVPTTDVIDAAYRMQEKRDEIRNNPHCYQGKPRLKTAYELLKVSLNLENNVLSKVSLPFLIVHGGDDKVTDPSVSDLLYRSAVSQDKKLNLYPGMWHALTSGESPENIHTVFQDIIAWLDQRSSPKSSSSAAALDLSSEMEQKAKHDEQNIDKQ